CGCCCCGCCCTCAAGAATCCTCATCGACGGCGAGATAGCCGCCTATCAGCTCCTCGACCTCGCCACCGGCGACGTGCAGCCCGTCAACGCGGGCGCGCTGCGGGAGCTCCTGGACCCGAAGCCACCTCGGATGTCGTGGAAGGGGCGCCGGTTTGGCGGGACCGTGGAACAGCGCGCACAGCGGATCGCGGCGTGGCTGGAAGGGCAGGGAGAGGGCGAACGGAACCAAGGCCTGTTCTGGGCGTCGTGCCGCCTCGCAGACAACGGGGCCTCCCTGGCGGAGACGTTCGCGGCGCTGGGCCCGGTCGCGGAAGGGATCGGCCTGCCGCCGCGGGAGATCGAGCGCACGATCCGCTCCGCCTACCGCATGCCAAGACCCACCCCACCCGCATCCGCATCCGCATCCGCGAACAGCGCGTCGCGCCCGGTCGCGCAGCATGCTCCGGCCGACCGAGGGCGAGTGCTCGCGTGAACCAGAAGAGGGAGCGCAGGGGTGGCCGGCTGGCGGTGGGGACGGCGGTGGCAGGCACGGTGCTAATCGCATGCGGAGCGTTCTGGCTGAGTTTCACCGCGCTGGCCGATCTCGCCCGCCGCTCCGGGATCGAGGAGGGGCAGGCGTGGGCGTGGCCGCTGATCGTGGACGGCATCATCGTCGTCGCGACCGTCGCCGTCGTCGCCCTCGCCGGCACCCGCACCTCCTGGTATCCGTGGCTACTCCTCATTTGCGGAGCCGCCCTCTCGGTGACCGCGAACTCCATCCACGCGATCGTCGCCGCCGACACGGACGTGCCAGCGGTTCTGGCCGCCTCGGTCGCGGCGGTGCCGCCGCTTGTGCTGCTCGCTATCACCCACCTCACCGTGGTCCTCACCCGGCACCAGGCCGAACACGACCCTGAGAACGCTGGTGACGAAGTCGCGGAGTTGCCCGCCGAGGGCGTGGAGGTGCCGGGCAGGCCGGTGCCGGTCGCGTCGCTGGAACCGGCGCCTCGAGCGCCGGTGCTCGCCGCGGCGCCGATGACCGATGCGGTACCCGGCCCCGGAGAGAGCGATCCGCCGATGCCTGAGTACGGGCGGGGTGGGTGGTCGCGGCGTGAGGTGGCGGAGGTGCTGCGGTCGGGCGGCTGGTCGAACAAGAAGATCGCCCGCTACCTCGACGTGCACCCCTCGACCGTCGGCCGCTGGCTCCCGCACGCCAGTGCCACGCCGGGCACCGATACCCAGCAACCGATTTCGGAAGTGCCGACGACCGACGCAGCAGCGGTGCCGGTTGCAGACGACCCCAGAGACGAGGAGGGTCCTCCATGAACCCCGAACACGACCCCGATGTGGCGGAGGCGGCACGGTCTCGCCTGCATCCCGCGCTCGCTGCGGCGATGAACGCCGAACGGACTCCGCCGGGCGGGCTTGAGCAGGCGGAGGCCGAGCGGGCGATGCTCGCCGCACATCGCGACCCCTCCCTGACCAGGCGCACCGAACGCGACCGCACGGGGACCGATTCCGCTGAGCCGGGACCGGAGCAGGCTGAGGCGGAGCAGCGGACGCAGATCCGGTGGGTTCGGCCGACCGAGCTGGCGATGCGGGGCGGCGCCCGCGCGACCGGGTGGGGGCTCGCTCTGCGGGCCGAGCTCGCCCAGCGCCTCCGCTACGCCCGCGCACAACACCGCGCCGCCGAGCAGGGCGACAGACCCTCGCGGTTGCCCGATCTGTCGATCCGGGGCCGCAGGAACCAGGCACGACCGGAGCCTGCACGTTCGGGAATGGGACTGAGGTGATCCGCAGTGCACGAGTTCACGTCTCCGTTTGCGCGGGACCTCCCCGGCCCGATGCACCCAGAGTGCACCTGCCCCACAGGAGGTGCCCAGAGCATGAAGAGAACCAGCAACAGAAGAACCCCTGCCGGGCAGCCCGAAACGGGCGCACGGCGGGGGTTCGAGCATTCCGAGGGGCTGCGCGCCCTGCTGATCCGGTTGCACGAGGAGGGTCGGTGGTCGTGGCGGTACGACCCCGAAGTGGAAGCGCTCATGCGACATGCCGCGGACAAGTATGCGGCGCTCGCTCGCCGGCATGGCCTGGACCCGTGGGAGGCCGCGGCTGCCGCGTTCGATGCGATGCGCACCGGCGCCGTCCGGCGCGCCGAAGACCCCTGGGCAGTGATCACCCGGGCGGTGAAGGTCACCTGCATCGCCGAGGAACGCGCGAACGGGCTCTTGTGCTCGGTGCATCAGGCGAGACGGCCGAAGTTCTCGGTCTTCCACGACGCGGAACGCTTCTCGGACCGCGAGAACCCCCTCACCGACTACCACCCCGCCTTCCACACCACCGCCCCGGACGAATCGGACGACGATGAGGAGGCCGTCGCGCGGGTGGGGGCGGCGGTCGCGGATGCGGTGCTGCTGTTCCATCTGCTCGGTTGGCCTTCAGAGACTGCGCAGTCGGGCATCGAGCTGGTCGTGACGAGGCTCACGGAATCCAACTCGCGCTCTCAGGCGTTCGAGTCGCTCCGCCGCGACTACCACGCCCGCGCCTTGCTCGATCTCCCGGTGAGGTCGTGGCTGTCGATGCTGCGGCTCCTCCTCGGCACCCCGGACCCAGCTCTCGCACACACGCGGGCCGCCCGCGGTCTCCTGCACCGGCTCCTCTCGGGCGAACCTGTCCTCGCGCTCCTCGCAGACGACGCCGTCGCTACCGGCATCGTCCTCGCCGCCCCGAATGTGGGAGGCACCGATGTCTGCGAGTAGCCCTGGGCACATCGAGCTGAAACGCGCCCTCGATTCCATCCTCGTCGGGCAGCGGCATCGCACCGACCTGGGCGACATCGCGGCGCTGGCGGAGTCCATCCGGGCGGAGGGCCTGTTGCAGCCGATCACCGTCACTCCGGACGGGGCGCTCGTGTGCGGGCGCCGCCGGCTCGAAGCGTTGCGCCTCCTCGGGCACCGTTCCACGAACGTGTGGGTGCGGTCGAATCTCTCAGGCCGTCTCTCCCAGCTCCTCGCGGAGCAGAACGACAACGCCCTGCACAAGCCCCTCTCCCTGATCGAAGCCGAATCCCTCTACCGCGAGCTCAAAGTGGTGCTCGCCGAAGACGCCGCCCGCCGGCAGGCCGCCACACGGTTCGGTGCCGAGGGCGGAAGGCCCCAGGATCCTGCGGGAGTCCACGGTGCTGCCGAATCGGCGGCACCGGAACCGGCGGGTGATGCGCGTGCCCAGGCGGCCAGGATGGTGACGGGCCGGAAGTCGTACTCGATGCTCGAAGAAGTCGGCCGGCTTAAGGACCTCGCCAGCGACGAACGCAGGCCCGCGCACATCCGGGCGCAGGCCGCGGAGGAGGTCGCCCGGATCGAGGCCGGCGGGAAAGTGCACGGCGCGCACCTGCGCATGAACACCGCCCTCTCGCTCCACGAACTCGACCAGATCGCCGCCGACCCCGCCCAGCCGGAACTGGTACGGACGCAAGCCGCCGCCTCCGCCGAGGAAGTGCGGGCCGCAGCCACACGGGAAGCACGGACGACGGAGCTCGCACAACTCGCGACCAAGGCGATCGCCCGCATCACCGCCGATGGCCGCAAGAAGGGCAAGAAGCCAGTACGGCCGGCGGAGCGTCCGAAGCTGACGCTCGTGGTGCTGCCGCCGCGCGCGTTCGTCGCGCTCTGGGCCGACATGGACGGCTGGACCCAGAAATACGACGCCACGACCCTCGCTGCAGAACTGACTGTGGCGGAGTGGGAGCGAGCCGAAGCGGTGCTGGCCGAGACTGTCGCGTTTTTCGCCCTCATCCGCGCCGCACGCGAGAACGCTGCGGCGGGCGGCGCTGAGGCGCACGCCGTCTGACCCCACCGCTCCGCCACGACGCATCAGCGGCGGGGCCAGAGGTGTGCACCTTCTGGGTACCGAACTCGCCCGTTCGCCGGAAGGAACCCAGTATGCGCCAGACCACCGACCCGGAGCAGGCGTCGCGGCGCCTCCGTATCACTCTCATCGTCGGCGGCCTCGTCCTCGCCCTGCTCCTCGGCATCGGCATCTACGGCCTGCTGCGCGGCCCCGCCCCCGAACCGTCGCCAGGCCCCCGTGTCGCGTCGTCCGGCACGCCTGGTGCTGAGCGGGAGCTCTCGCCGCGCGAGCTCCCGGCTATCGCGGATGCGGAGCGGTTCGCACGTGACGTGGCAGTGGGGCTGTTCGCGTGGGATACCAGCCTCGGCTACGGCACGCACGAATACATGCAGGCGATCGTCGATATCGCGGACCCGGACGAGGCGCCGGGCCTTGCCGCAGACCTCCGCGCCTATTTCCCAGACGAAGACGCGTGGGCCGAACTGGGCCACTATGCGACCCGGCAATGGCTCGCCATCGACTCGATCGCCGTGCCCGAGAGCTGGGCGGGCATCGTCTCAGACGCCCGCCCCGGCTCGCTCCCGCCGGGGGCGACCGCGTACACGGTCACGGGCACCCGGCACCGAGCTGGCGTCTGGGAAGGACGGGACGTCACGGACGCGCGTCCGGTGTCGTTCACGATCTTCGCCGCTTGCCAGGACGGCGAGGACTGCCGGCTGCTGCGGCTCTCCGCCCTCGACACCCCACTCCGATAAGAGGGGCTTGTCCATGGTGAAGAAGCTGCTCGTCGTCCTGCTGGCGCTACTCTGCATCGGCCCCTCGACCGCGCTCATCGGCTTGGGTGCGTTCATGGGGCCGGCAGGGTTCTGCCCCGCGGACTCGCTGACGGTCGGCCCGATCCCCGACCAACTCACCGCGACCACCGCCGACGGCACGCAGGTGGTACTCGAGAAGCGGCAGCTCACCCACGCGGCGACCATCATCACCACCGGGGCGAGCATCCCAGGCGTCGGCCAGGCGGGTGTGCGTGTCGCGCTCATGGCGGCGCTCACCGAGTCCCGGCTGCGGATGCTCGCCAATACCGGCGCCTACCCCGAATCCGGGAGCTTCCCGAACGACGGCGACGCCGCAGACCACGACAGCCTGGGGCTGTTCCAGATGCGGCCCGCCGCCGGGTGGGGCACGGTCGCCAAGCTCATGAACCCGGAGTACCAGAGCAAGGCGTTCTACGGCGGTGAGCAGGGCCCGAACTTTCCCTCGCCGCGAGGCCTGCTCGACATTCCCGGCTGGCAGCAGATGGACCCAGGCAGCGCGGCACAGGCCGTCGAAGTATCGGCGTTTCCGGATCGGTACCGGAACTGGCAGCCAGTCGCCGACGCGATCCTCACCGCCCTCACCACGCCCGCCCCCAGCGGCGGAACCGGTGGCGGGGTGGTGCCGGAGACCAGCCGTGTCGGGTTCCCGCTGCCCGAGGGCTCGTACACGAGCACGGATAGCTTCGGGTGGCGCATCGACCCCTTCACCGGAGAGAGCGAGTTCCACTCCGGCTCCGATCTCGCCGCCGCCGACGGCACCCCGATCTACGCAGTCGCCGACGGCCGCGTAGCCGTCGGAGAGTTCAGCGCCGGATGGGGCGGTCTCATCGTCATCGAACACTCCGTCGGCGGAGCCCGCGTCGCGTCCTATTACGCGCACATGTGGCAGGACGGCATCTACGTCACCAACGGCGAGACGGTCGCGGCCGGGCAGCACATCGGCGATGTCGGCTCCTCCGGCCGCTCCACCGGCCCCCACCTGCATGTCGAGATCCGCCCTGGCGGGCAGGGGCAGCCCCCGGTGAACGCCGTCGAGTGGCTGGCGCAGCACGGCGCGGTCCCGAGTGACGGTACGACGGGCGCCGCCGGATGCCGCGCGAACGTGGGAGGTGGTGCCCGGTGAACGTGTTTCCCGACTTCGGCGCCGTCGGCGCATCCGGGGAGTTCGCGTCGGTGATCGGCGCGCTCCTCACCTACGTCCTCATCGGCGCCGTGCTCACCCTCCTCATCTCCGCGACCATCTGGACCATCGCCGCCCACACCGGCAACCCCTACACGGCGCAGAAGGCCCGCATCGGCGTGCTCGTCGCCCTCGGCACCGCAGCCCTCGCCGGAGCCGGCATCGCCTGGGCCAACTTCCTCCTCACCATCGGCGACTCGCTGTGACCCCCGTGCAAGCATGAGGGAACGGTTTTCTAGAACGGCAGCGTGGTCGCCGATGGGTCGGGCGAGTCTGCTTCGGGCTCAGGCTCCGTATCGTGTTGCCAGTCGCTCTTGATCGCGATGATGAGTTCGCGGTCAGCTCCGTGCGTCGCGATTACTTCTCTGAACGCCTCAGATCGTGCGCCTGCCGTTCCGACGAATCCACGTGAGATGAGTTGCGCGAAGGGACCACGCCCAAGATATTTCGTGTTTTGATAGGTGACCCGGAACCCTCCGCGTGGTCCGACCTTGAACGTCGAATCAGTCATCGCAAGCCGCATCCAGTCGGCCGGAACATACATGCCTTTGAGTGTCTGTCCGTCGAGCTTGCGACCGGCATCCCCGCGCACGAACTTGAACCAAAACGGAGTGTCGAACGCGCGCCAGTCGGCCGCTTTCTTCGGGATTTCGCTCCCCTTGGGCATGAGGTCGAGTTGTTTTTCGATCTCTCCCTTGCGGCGATAGACCCACTCGTGGGTGCCATCGCTGCTCTCGGCTCTTTCGAGTCTCTTGTACTGGACGAAGGTGAAGGCGTCGTGAACCTGATCCCAGTAGAGGAGATCGACGCCGAGTTCTTCCTCGATGGGCTTCTTGTTCACTGACATGACCAAGAGCTTTCGCCGACCCGTTCGATCTTCAAAGACTGTGAGGCTTGCCGCTCGTTGGTTGGCGATGAGCTTGCCGTCGAAGCGCTGAAGATCGAGCGGCAGCAGTTCTTCCTCTAGGTCCCTCTCGTAGCCAGCATTCAGTACCGTGTCGAGAAGCGTCTCCATGTCCGCAGAGCTCGGAGGTTCGCTGAACGCGTCTGCTGGCAATGGAATATCCGCTACCTGCGCAGCAAGCTGGACCGCATCTCGCGCCTCCACTCTCGCCTGCTGAACCTCATCATCGAAGACGCGCGGCTCCCTGAACACGGAATCGAGCCAAGGACCGACGGAGGGATCAGTCTCGCTGAGAAGATCCAGGAGAGCACTGGCGGTTGGGCTATCGATCCGTCGGGCGTAGAAGTGCTGCGGCAGCGGCACCACGGCCCCCTGATCGCGCAGTGCTCCAAGTTCGACAGGAGAGCCCAGGCGGAGGATTGGCGATAGGGTCGCGCGCAGTGTTCCACTCGCGATGCCAGCGACACCACGTGTGATTGCAAGGCCGATCAAATACTCGCCGCTGCCGAGCTCTTCATCGCCTTCACGAACGATGAGGCAGAGAGAGCCAACAACTGGAGCAGACGCCTTGTCAAAAGCTTCGCTGATCTTTTCGACGCTCAGATAGCTAACCCGGTTCGCACCCTTCGCATGCACAACGTATGTCGCCAGAGGCATCTTTGTCCCGGTTTTTCGCGCCATCTTTCCATGTTATGCGAGCCCTCGGTGCGCCGCGGGAACGTGTGCGCACCTCACTGGCAAGTCCGGCGAGCGCCGGCCTGTCAGCAGAAGGAGTTCCCAGTGATCGATATCGACCCGAACAGCAACGGGCTTCCGGGGATCGCGCAGCTGCGCGACATCGTCGGCGCGGTGATGACCGTCGGCCTCATCCTCAGCGTGCTGGCGCTCATCGTTTCCGCGATCGTCTGGGGCTTCGGCGCGAACAGCAGCAACCCGCACCTCGCGAGCCGGGGGAAGACCGGGGTGCTGGTGTCGTGCGGGGCGGCGGTGCTGTGCGGGGCGGCGGTGACGCTCATCAACTTCTTCTGGACCGTCGGCCAGGCCGTCAACTAGCCGGGTGGTGGTTCAGGGTGAGTATCTGCGACATCCCCGGCGTCTCCACCGTCTGCACCGCGATCGGCGAGGGCCCCGCCGGCCTCTTCTTCGGGTGGATCGCCTCCGCGATGGGACTCGCCGTATCCACTCTGTTCCAGGGCATGTGGGACGTGTTCTCCACCACCACCTCGGTCGACGTCACCAGCGACGGATACGTGAAGGTCTACAA
Above is a genomic segment from Leucobacter rhizosphaerae containing:
- a CDS encoding DUF2637 domain-containing protein; translation: MGTAVAGTVLIACGAFWLSFTALADLARRSGIEEGQAWAWPLIVDGIIVVATVAVVALAGTRTSWYPWLLLICGAALSVTANSIHAIVAADTDVPAVLAASVAAVPPLVLLAITHLTVVLTRHQAEHDPENAGDEVAELPAEGVEVPGRPVPVASLEPAPRAPVLAAAPMTDAVPGPGESDPPMPEYGRGGWSRREVAEVLRSGGWSNKKIARYLDVHPSTVGRWLPHASATPGTDTQQPISEVPTTDAAAVPVADDPRDEEGPP
- a CDS encoding DUF6112 family protein, whose translation is MNVFPDFGAVGASGEFASVIGALLTYVLIGAVLTLLISATIWTIAAHTGNPYTAQKARIGVLVALGTAALAGAGIAWANFLLTIGDSL
- a CDS encoding M23 family metallopeptidase; the protein is MVKKLLVVLLALLCIGPSTALIGLGAFMGPAGFCPADSLTVGPIPDQLTATTADGTQVVLEKRQLTHAATIITTGASIPGVGQAGVRVALMAALTESRLRMLANTGAYPESGSFPNDGDAADHDSLGLFQMRPAAGWGTVAKLMNPEYQSKAFYGGEQGPNFPSPRGLLDIPGWQQMDPGSAAQAVEVSAFPDRYRNWQPVADAILTALTTPAPSGGTGGGVVPETSRVGFPLPEGSYTSTDSFGWRIDPFTGESEFHSGSDLAAADGTPIYAVADGRVAVGEFSAGWGGLIVIEHSVGGARVASYYAHMWQDGIYVTNGETVAAGQHIGDVGSSGRSTGPHLHVEIRPGGQGQPPVNAVEWLAQHGAVPSDGTTGAAGCRANVGGGAR
- a CDS encoding bifunctional DNA primase/polymerase, coding for MDAGRLLAPVAGMTLADAAAHYAGLGVPVFPCVPHEKRPLVAHGFKDSSTDPAQVAQWWGRWPEANIGIPTGPISGFEVVDVDVKGDPPRGPESWQHATEAGLLDGWAAQVVTPSGGLHAYYPAADVEQRSWASGATQIDFRGTAGYVVAPPSRILIDGEIAAYQLLDLATGDVQPVNAGALRELLDPKPPRMSWKGRRFGGTVEQRAQRIAAWLEGQGEGERNQGLFWASCRLADNGASLAETFAALGPVAEGIGLPPREIERTIRSAYRMPRPTPPASASASANSASRPVAQHAPADRGRVLA
- a CDS encoding ParB N-terminal domain-containing protein yields the protein MSASSPGHIELKRALDSILVGQRHRTDLGDIAALAESIRAEGLLQPITVTPDGALVCGRRRLEALRLLGHRSTNVWVRSNLSGRLSQLLAEQNDNALHKPLSLIEAESLYRELKVVLAEDAARRQAATRFGAEGGRPQDPAGVHGAAESAAPEPAGDARAQAARMVTGRKSYSMLEEVGRLKDLASDERRPAHIRAQAAEEVARIEAGGKVHGAHLRMNTALSLHELDQIAADPAQPELVRTQAAASAEEVRAAATREARTTELAQLATKAIARITADGRKKGKKPVRPAERPKLTLVVLPPRAFVALWADMDGWTQKYDATTLAAELTVAEWERAEAVLAETVAFFALIRAARENAAAGGAEAHAV
- a CDS encoding DUF6112 family protein; amino-acid sequence: MIDIDPNSNGLPGIAQLRDIVGAVMTVGLILSVLALIVSAIVWGFGANSSNPHLASRGKTGVLVSCGAAVLCGAAVTLINFFWTVGQAVN